From a single Eretmochelys imbricata isolate rEreImb1 chromosome 13, rEreImb1.hap1, whole genome shotgun sequence genomic region:
- the LOC144273508 gene encoding olfactory receptor 11L1-like has protein sequence MTNSTTLVEFWLLGFHSLPGWQTLLFTVFLVIYILTITGNIVIISVVRLEPQLHSPMYSFLQNLSFLEICYTSTIMPKMLANLLVERKTISFAGCMAQLYCFVFLGATECFLLAVMAYDRYLAICYPLHYTVAMSDASCTRLAMGSWVTGIFTGLLPCLLISRLSFCGSNQIKHFFCDISPLLKLACSDTSTTEVVIFILSLLVLISCLLLTLVSYLFIILTILKIPSSSGKRKTFSTCGSHLAVVAIYYGTMIFMYVRPTSSLPSELNKIISVFYTIITPLLNPIIYSLRNKDFRDALKKVISRQCSLHRV, from the coding sequence ATGACCAACAGCACCACACTGGTGGAGTTCTGGCTGCTCGGGTTCCATAGCCTTCCTGGCTGGCAGACCCTGCTCTTCACTGTGTTCTTGGTCATCTACATCCTAACTATCACAGGGAACATTGTCATCATCTCAGTGGTGAGGCTGGAACCCCAGCTCCACTCGCCCATGTACTCCTTCCTCCAGAACCTCTCCTTTCTGGAGATCTGCTACACCAGCACCATCATGCCCAAGATGTTGGCCAACCTACTGGTAGAGAGGAAGACCATCTCGTTTGCTGGATGCATGGCACAGCTCTATTGCTTTGTCTTCCTGGGGGCCACTGAGTGCTTCCTCCTGGCAGTGATGGCTTATGACAGGTACCTTGCCATATGTTACCCATTACACTACACAGTGGCCATGAGTGATGCATCTTGTACCCGCCTGGCCATGGGCTCCTGGGTGACTGGCATCTTCACAGGTCTCTTACCCTGCTTGCTAATCTCCAGGCTCAGTTTCTGTGGCTCCAACCAGATTAAACACTTCTTCTGTGATATCTCTCCATTGCTCAAGCTCGCCTGCTCAGACACCTCCACTACCGAGGTTGTCATATTCATTCTCTCCCTCCTGGTCCTCATCAGCTGCCTGCTGCTGACCCTAGTGTCTTACCTCTTCATCATTCTCACAATCCTAAAgatcccctcctcctctgggaagAGGAAGACCTTCTCCACCTGTGGCTCACACCTGGCCGTGGTGGCCATCTACTATGGCACCATGATCTTCATGTACGTCCGCCCCACCTCCAGCCTGCCTTCGGAGCTCAATAAGATTATCTCTGTGTTCTACACCATCATCACCCCCCTTCTGAACCccatcatctacagcctgaggaacaaggacttCAGGGATGCTTTAAAGAAAGTAATCAGCAGGCAGTGCAGTCTGCACAGAGTGTAA